Genomic segment of Coffea arabica cultivar ET-39 chromosome 1e, Coffea Arabica ET-39 HiFi, whole genome shotgun sequence:
caaaattttcatttgacgGCAAACATTTTGCAGAGGTATAAAATTGTTTCGATTGGCATTCTCGAACCTACTAAATTACGATTCAGAACTATTACTTCCAATCTAGTCTGTACACAAACTGATAAGATTCTAAGGCACATCATCAGGAtgaaaagaaggggaaaaaaaaaacaatactaTTTAATACCACAGagaatttaaaaaacaaaaagagaaaaagataaaaaaaaaaaaattcaggtcTAAGGAAGGAAACCCCAGTAGTCAGCACATGAACCCTTCAATTTTCATGAGCCATCTTCACTTTCTTATCAGCTCCAAAAGCCCTCCCAATTGTATCCACAACCTTCCTCTGAGCTTCAAGAATCATATCCATTCTCTTCTTCTCCATCTCCATCCTATATCTCTCAGTCTCTCTCATCATCTCAATCTTCTTATTCTCCATTCTCATAAACCTCTCAGCAAAACCCCTTATTTCTGATGCTAGTTCCCTCCCCACAACCACTTCTTTGTCCTCCTCTTGCTCTTCTTCCAGCCCTTCCTCCTCATCCCTCTCCTCCTCATCTTCCTCATCGCTTTCGTCATTCTGAAAGTACCCTTTCCGCTTCTGATTCATGGGAGTTCTCAGTCCTCTTAAAACTCTCGCACTCTCACCAACACCACCAAAATTCCTATTCATTCCCATTCTATTCACATTTCTATTGCTACTACTACTACCACTCACACCAATTTCGCCTCCTCTAACTATGTTATTTATGCTCTTCAACTTATTTTTCTTAACCTCAAGGCCACCATAATGACCTCCGCCCTCCTCACTATCACTCTCGTCATAATTACCACCACCGCCAACAGAATTCGCGTTCTTTTGATACTTAACAGCGGCAACGGGGCGCGCGGCCGAAATGGGCAAAGGCCCACGCTCCATGCGGTCCATGAGCTCAAAATACTGCCAAGAATTGGGGTAAGGCTTAAGCCGCTCGGCCCGGTATCTTTTTCGGAGTTTTTCAATCTTATGACGGCATTGGGTGGCGGATTTGGAGGGGACATCGTAGCCGCAGCGGGCGGCAACGGTGATGGAAACTTCCTCCCATTGGCTGGCTT
This window contains:
- the LOC140013264 gene encoding uncharacterized protein, which codes for MDNPSSPLLLPPSNLTQPTATAITTSNLPSPDIKPKLELIPAFNPNPNSNSNSHTPTSPPKKTQPLPWTHQETICLIQAYQEKWYSLKKGQLKASQWEEVSITVAARCGYDVPSKSATQCRHKIEKLRKRYRAERLKPYPNSWQYFELMDRMERGPLPISAARPVAAVKYQKNANSVGGGGNYDESDSEEGGGHYGGLEVKKNKLKSINNIVRGGEIGVSGSSSSNRNVNRMGMNRNFGGVGESARVLRGLRTPMNQKRKGYFQNDESDEEDEEERDEEEGLEEEQEEDKEVVVGRELASEIRGFAERFMRMENKKIEMMRETERYRMEMEKKRMDMILEAQRKVVDTIGRAFGADKKVKMAHEN